In a single window of the Chondrocystis sp. NIES-4102 genome:
- the rps3 gene encoding 30S ribosomal protein S3 — protein sequence MGQKIHPTGFRLGITKEHQSCWYADTKRYPELLQEDSLIRKYVNKELNNAGIAQVKIERKADQIDLAIHTARPGVVVGRGGAGIEKLRTDLQTAVGNNRQIRINVIEVPKVDADAALIAEYICQQLERRVSFRRVVRQAIQRAQRAEVLGIKIQVSGRLNGAEIARTEWVREGRVPLHTLRADIDYSYRTALTIYGILGVKVWVFKGEIIPGQEEAVAAVPNQAPRRQRRRQKFDDRSE from the coding sequence GTGGGACAGAAGATACATCCAACGGGGTTTCGTCTAGGAATTACCAAAGAACATCAGTCTTGTTGGTATGCTGACACCAAACGTTACCCAGAACTACTGCAAGAAGACAGCTTGATTCGGAAGTATGTTAACAAAGAATTAAATAATGCTGGCATTGCTCAAGTAAAAATTGAACGCAAAGCAGACCAAATTGATCTAGCTATTCATACTGCTAGACCTGGAGTAGTAGTAGGTCGCGGTGGCGCAGGTATTGAAAAATTGCGTACTGATTTACAAACGGCAGTTGGTAACAACCGTCAAATTCGGATCAACGTAATTGAAGTACCTAAAGTTGACGCTGATGCAGCTTTAATTGCCGAATATATTTGTCAGCAATTAGAACGTCGTGTTTCTTTTCGTCGGGTAGTTCGTCAGGCTATCCAAAGAGCGCAAAGGGCAGAGGTTTTGGGCATTAAAATTCAAGTAAGTGGACGCTTGAATGGTGCAGAAATTGCTCGTACAGAATGGGTAAGAGAAGGGCGAGTGCCATTACATACTTTAAGGGCTGATATAGATTACTCATATCGTACTGCATTAACAATTTACGGTATTCTCGGAGTAAAAGTTTGGGTCTTTAAAGGCGAAATTATTCCAGGACAAGAAGAAGCTGTTGCAGCAGTTCCGAATCAAGCTCCTCGCCGTCAGCGTCGTCGTCAAAAGTTTGATGATCGCTCAGAATAA
- the rpsS gene encoding 30S ribosomal protein S19, translating to MSRSLKKGPFIADSLLKKIEKLNADNKKEVIKTWSRASTILPQMVGHTIAVHNGRQHIPVFVSDQMVGHKLGEFAPTRTFRGHAKSDKKGRR from the coding sequence ATGAGTCGTTCTTTAAAAAAAGGGCCATTTATCGCCGACAGCCTGCTTAAAAAAATTGAAAAATTGAATGCTGATAACAAAAAAGAAGTTATCAAAACCTGGTCTAGGGCTTCAACAATTCTCCCTCAAATGGTCGGACATACAATTGCTGTTCACAATGGTCGTCAGCACATCCCCGTGTTTGTAAGTGACCAAATGGTTGGACACAAATTAGGAGAATTCGCTCCTACCCGTACTTTTAGGGGTCATGCTAAAAGCGATAAAAAAGGAAGACGTTAA
- a CDS encoding ribosomal protein L18: MKLSRKDLVKRRHRRVRKKVSGTPERPRLCIFRSNNHIYAQVIDDVAQHTLVAASDFNIESKSSTTGATCEVSAAVGQLIAQRAIEKGIAKVVFDRGGNLYHGRVKALADAAREAGLDF; encoded by the coding sequence ATGAAGCTTTCACGCAAGGATTTAGTAAAACGCCGTCATCGAAGAGTACGCAAAAAAGTCAGTGGTACTCCAGAACGTCCACGTTTATGTATTTTTCGTTCTAACAATCACATTTACGCTCAAGTCATCGATGATGTTGCTCAACATACTTTAGTAGCTGCCTCAGACTTCAATATTGAATCAAAATCAAGCACTACTGGTGCTACTTGTGAAGTTTCAGCAGCAGTTGGTCAATTGATTGCTCAAAGAGCTATAGAAAAAGGAATTGCCAAAGTAGTTTTTGATCGAGGTGGTAATCTTTATCATGGTCGAGTAAAAGCTTTGGCTGATGCAGCCCGCGAAGCTGGATTAGATTTTTAA
- the rpl14 gene encoding 50S ribosomal protein L14: MIQQQTYLNVADNSGARKLMCLRVIGKGNSPYAFIGDVVIAVVKDALPNMGVKKSEVVRAVIVRTKQSVRRPSGMSIRFDDNAAVIINDQGNPRGTRVFGPVARELRDRNFTKIVSLAPEVI; encoded by the coding sequence ATGATTCAACAACAGACCTATTTAAATGTCGCTGATAACAGTGGCGCACGCAAATTAATGTGTTTGCGCGTAATTGGCAAGGGGAATAGCCCTTATGCCTTTATCGGTGATGTCGTCATTGCCGTAGTAAAAGACGCTCTACCTAATATGGGCGTTAAAAAATCAGAAGTAGTAAGAGCGGTGATTGTTCGGACTAAGCAATCTGTTCGTCGTCCTAGTGGTATGAGTATTCGCTTTGACGATAATGCAGCCGTTATTATCAATGATCAAGGTAATCCTAGAGGTACTCGCGTCTTCGGACCAGTAGCTAGAGAGTTGAGAGATAGAAATTTTACAAAAATAGTTTCTTTAGCTCCAGAGGTAATTTAA
- the rplC gene encoding ribosomal protein L3, producing the protein MSVGILGTKIGMTQIFDQETGNAIPVTVVQAGPCVVTQIKTKETDGYSSIQIGYGEVKEKSLSRPELGHLKKSGANPLRHLKEYRIEDPEAYELGKALDISEIFNLDTTVDVTGKSMGRGFAGYQKRHNFKRGLMSHGSKSHREPGSTGAGTTPGRTYPGKKMAGRYGGKQVTTRKLKVVKVDAEQNLILIKGAVPGKPGTLLSISPSNLVG; encoded by the coding sequence GTGTCTGTCGGCATTCTTGGCACAAAAATAGGCATGACCCAAATTTTTGACCAGGAAACAGGAAATGCAATTCCCGTTACTGTGGTTCAAGCTGGTCCTTGTGTCGTAACTCAAATCAAAACTAAAGAAACAGATGGCTATAGTTCCATCCAAATCGGGTACGGAGAAGTAAAAGAAAAATCCTTATCTCGACCCGAACTTGGTCATCTTAAAAAGTCTGGGGCAAACCCTCTACGTCATCTAAAAGAATATAGAATTGAAGATCCCGAAGCATACGAACTAGGCAAAGCCTTAGACATTTCGGAAATTTTCAATCTAGATACTACTGTTGATGTAACTGGTAAAAGCATGGGTCGCGGTTTTGCAGGTTATCAAAAGCGACACAACTTTAAGCGAGGCTTAATGAGTCATGGTTCAAAAAGTCATCGTGAACCTGGTTCTACTGGTGCTGGTACTACCCCAGGTCGTACATACCCAGGTAAAAAAATGGCTGGACGCTATGGCGGTAAGCAAGTTACAACTCGCAAACTAAAAGTTGTCAAAGTTGATGCAGAGCAAAACTTAATACTCATCAAAGGGGCGGTTCCTGGTAAACCTGGGACATTGCTTAGTATTTCTCCTAGCAACCTCGTTGGATAG
- a CDS encoding alanyl-tRNA synthetase, giving the protein MTNLSYLSGSDIRDKFLNFYESKQHKILPSASLIPEDPTVLLTIAGMLPFKPIFLGQRQAPQPRATTSQKCIRTSDIENVGRTARHHTFFEMLGNFSFGDYFKSQAIAWAWELCTEVYNLPVERIIISVFEDDDEAFDIWHKQIGIPAHRIQRMGEEDNFWKSGITGPCGPCSELYYDFHPELGDDKIDLEDDSRFIEFYNLVFMQYNRDVEGNLTPLTSKNIDTGLGLERMAQILQQVPNNYETDLIFPIIKTAAEIAQIDYTQADEQTKTSLKVIGDHVRAVVHMIADGITASNTDRGYILRRLIRRVIRHGRLIGIEGNFTPQVAKSAIALAESAYPQVKVREEFIISQLQREESQFLKTLARGEKLLGEIITKSSNQTPKQISGKDAFELYDTYGFPLELTQEIAEEHGLSVDVLGFDQEMASQKTRSKDAHTTIDLTAQNALGEIVIGSNTTDFLGYNRLTAQAQVMGIVVSNEDLNNNCVSAEAGDTVQIVLDQTPFYGESGGQIGDRGYLLGDNLVVSIEDVKKSGHIFIHQGKVERGTIKVGDLINATIDRACRRRVQAHHTATHLLQAALKNIVDDSVSQAGSLVNEDRLRFDFNSPRPLNPEDVQQVEDLVNSWIAEGHQADISIMSLEEAKEKGATAMFGEKYAEQVRVIDFPGVSMELCGGTHVNNTAEIGVFKIISETGISSGVRRIEAVAGGAILDYLNLRDQVVKQLSDRFKVKPEEISDRVDNLQAELKATQKALENAKQELALAKSDNLLSNVETLGDFKVLVANMGEMDAKSLQSAAERLQQKLGDAAVVVASIPSEGKVSLVAAFSPKVIKEKSLQAGKFIGEIAKICGGGGGGKPNLAQAGGRDPSKIDEALETAKAKLIAAFS; this is encoded by the coding sequence ATGACTAATCTCTCTTACCTTAGCGGTAGCGACATCCGCGATAAATTTTTAAACTTTTATGAGTCTAAACAACACAAAATTTTGCCTAGTGCTTCCCTAATACCAGAAGATCCGACGGTCTTGCTCACTATTGCTGGTATGCTTCCTTTTAAACCCATTTTTTTAGGACAACGCCAAGCACCTCAACCTCGTGCTACTACATCTCAAAAGTGTATTCGTACTAGCGATATAGAAAATGTTGGGCGTACTGCAAGACATCATACCTTCTTTGAAATGTTGGGTAATTTTAGCTTTGGTGATTATTTTAAATCACAAGCGATCGCCTGGGCATGGGAACTTTGTACCGAAGTATATAACTTACCAGTAGAAAGAATAATTATTAGTGTTTTTGAAGATGATGATGAAGCTTTCGATATTTGGCATAAGCAAATTGGTATACCCGCCCATCGTATTCAGCGCATGGGAGAAGAAGATAACTTTTGGAAATCAGGTATAACTGGTCCTTGTGGTCCTTGTTCGGAACTTTATTATGATTTTCATCCTGAATTGGGGGATGACAAAATTGATTTGGAAGACGATAGCAGATTTATCGAGTTTTATAACTTGGTATTTATGCAATATAACCGCGATGTGGAAGGTAATCTAACACCTCTGACGAGTAAAAATATAGATACAGGCTTGGGTTTGGAAAGAATGGCACAAATTCTCCAGCAAGTACCTAATAATTATGAAACCGATCTAATTTTTCCGATCATTAAAACTGCTGCTGAAATTGCTCAAATTGACTATACCCAAGCAGACGAACAAACTAAAACCTCCCTCAAGGTAATAGGGGATCATGTTCGCGCAGTAGTTCATATGATCGCCGATGGGATCACGGCTTCTAATACAGATCGTGGTTATATCTTACGCCGTTTAATTAGACGGGTAATTCGTCACGGTAGATTAATTGGTATTGAGGGCAATTTTACCCCCCAAGTTGCTAAAAGTGCGATCGCTCTGGCGGAATCTGCATATCCCCAGGTAAAAGTTCGGGAAGAGTTTATCATTAGTCAACTGCAACGGGAAGAATCTCAATTCCTCAAAACTTTAGCCAGAGGGGAAAAATTATTAGGGGAGATTATTACTAAATCATCTAACCAAACTCCCAAGCAAATATCAGGAAAAGACGCTTTTGAACTTTACGATACCTATGGCTTTCCTCTAGAGTTAACCCAAGAAATAGCCGAAGAACATGGGTTAAGCGTTGATGTCTTAGGTTTTGATCAAGAAATGGCATCACAAAAAACTCGTTCTAAGGATGCTCATACAACAATTGATTTAACTGCCCAAAATGCCTTGGGAGAGATAGTTATCGGTAGTAACACCACAGACTTTTTAGGTTATAACCGTCTAACCGCCCAGGCTCAAGTTATGGGAATTGTCGTTAGTAATGAAGATCTTAATAATAATTGTGTAAGTGCTGAGGCGGGAGATACTGTTCAAATTGTCTTGGATCAAACCCCTTTCTATGGTGAGTCGGGAGGACAAATAGGCGATCGCGGTTATCTTTTGGGTGATAATCTAGTTGTCAGCATCGAAGATGTGAAAAAATCAGGTCACATTTTTATTCATCAGGGTAAAGTTGAACGCGGTACGATTAAAGTTGGAGATCTGATTAACGCAACTATAGATCGCGCCTGTCGTCGGCGAGTCCAAGCACACCACACAGCTACACATTTATTGCAAGCAGCATTAAAGAATATAGTTGATGATTCTGTGTCTCAAGCTGGTTCATTGGTTAATGAAGATCGTTTACGCTTCGATTTTAATTCCCCCCGCCCTCTAAACCCAGAAGACGTACAACAAGTAGAAGATTTAGTTAATAGTTGGATAGCCGAAGGGCATCAAGCAGATATTAGCATTATGTCCTTAGAAGAGGCTAAAGAAAAAGGGGCAACAGCTATGTTTGGTGAAAAATATGCCGAACAAGTGCGCGTAATTGATTTTCCTGGAGTATCTATGGAACTATGCGGTGGTACTCATGTGAATAATACCGCAGAAATTGGCGTGTTTAAAATCATCTCAGAAACTGGAATTTCATCAGGAGTAAGACGTATAGAAGCTGTTGCAGGTGGGGCTATTTTAGATTATCTCAATCTGCGAGATCAAGTAGTTAAACAGTTAAGCGATCGCTTTAAAGTAAAACCAGAAGAAATTAGCGATCGCGTTGATAATTTACAGGCGGAATTAAAAGCTACTCAAAAAGCTTTGGAAAACGCTAAACAAGAACTTGCTTTGGCTAAATCTGATAATTTATTATCCAACGTCGAAACATTGGGCGATTTTAAAGTTTTAGTTGCTAATATGGGCGAAATGGATGCAAAATCTTTGCAGTCAGCAGCAGAAAGATTACAACAAAAATTAGGTGATGCTGCTGTAGTTGTGGCTTCTATCCCTTCAGAAGGCAAAGTTAGTTTAGTTGCTGCTTTTAGTCCAAAAGTTATTAAAGAAAAAAGCCTACAAGCAGGTAAGTTTATTGGCGAAATTGCTAAAATCTGCGGTGGTGGTGGTGGTGGTAAACCAAACCTCGCTCAAGCTGGTGGCAGAGATCCAAGCAAAATTGACGAGGCTTTAGAGACTGCTAAGGCAAAATTAATAGCAGCATTTAGTTAG
- the rpl24 gene encoding 50S ribosomal protein L24, whose translation MTTSKKAPARYKMHVKKGDTIQVISGRDKGKVGEISRVIPKTSEVVVAGVNVRTKHVKPRQEGESGQIVTFEAPIHSSNVMLYSNKEKTVSRVGYTFTEDGRKVRMLKKTGEIID comes from the coding sequence ATGACAACAAGCAAAAAAGCCCCTGCTCGCTACAAAATGCACGTTAAAAAAGGAGATACTATTCAAGTTATCTCTGGACGTGACAAAGGCAAAGTAGGTGAAATATCTAGAGTGATTCCTAAAACAAGTGAAGTAGTTGTTGCAGGAGTTAACGTACGTACTAAGCACGTAAAACCCAGACAAGAAGGAGAATCGGGTCAAATAGTGACTTTTGAAGCTCCTATTCACAGTTCTAATGTAATGCTTTACTCTAATAAAGAAAAAACCGTCAGCAGGGTTGGTTACACCTTTACTGAAGATGGTCGTAAAGTGAGAATGCTTAAAAAGACTGGTGAAATTATTGACTAG
- the rplV gene encoding ribosomal protein L22 translates to MAIDTNSEVKAIAKYIRMSPFKVRRVLDQIRGRQYREALIILEFMPYKACEPILKVLRSAVANAEHNNGLDPANLVISKAFADGGPVLKRYRPRAQGRAYQIRKPTCHITVAVAPEKTE, encoded by the coding sequence ATGGCAATAGATACTAATAGCGAAGTAAAAGCGATCGCCAAATATATTCGGATGTCCCCTTTTAAGGTCAGACGGGTATTAGATCAAATTCGCGGTCGTCAATATCGAGAGGCTTTAATTATTTTAGAATTCATGCCTTATAAAGCTTGCGAGCCTATTTTAAAGGTGTTGCGTTCTGCTGTGGCTAATGCCGAACATAATAACGGGTTAGACCCTGCAAATTTGGTGATCAGCAAGGCTTTTGCTGATGGAGGCCCTGTTCTTAAGCGTTATCGCCCTAGAGCGCAAGGTAGAGCTTATCAAATTCGTAAGCCAACCTGTCATATTACTGTGGCTGTCGCGCCTGAAAAAACTGAATAA
- the rps17 gene encoding 30S ribosomal protein S17: MAIKERIGEVVSDKMDKTVVVAIENRSPHPKYGKIVVKTKKYKAHDAENQCKIGDRVRIRETRPLSKTKRWTVEEIIESKNS, translated from the coding sequence ATGGCAATTAAAGAAAGAATAGGAGAAGTAGTTAGCGACAAAATGGATAAAACCGTTGTTGTAGCTATTGAGAACCGTTCCCCTCATCCAAAGTACGGCAAAATCGTCGTCAAGACCAAAAAATACAAAGCTCACGATGCTGAGAATCAGTGTAAGATCGGCGATCGCGTGCGTATAAGAGAAACTCGTCCCCTCAGTAAGACTAAACGCTGGACGGTCGAGGAAATCATTGAATCCAAAAATTCTTAA
- the rpl6 gene encoding 50S ribosomal protein L6, whose translation MSRIGKLPISIPDKVSAQISGQHITVKGPKGTLEREIPQPIEVKQEGNTLIVTPTDNSRLGRQRHGLCRTLVANMVDGVSQGFQKKLLIQGVGYRAQSQGKKLTLNVGYSQPVDMEMPDGIDVVVENRNTEIIISGINKEIVGNVAAKIRAVRPPEPYKGKGIRYFDEQVRRKAGKTGK comes from the coding sequence ATGTCTCGTATTGGTAAACTACCCATTTCGATTCCTGATAAAGTAAGTGCGCAAATATCAGGACAACATATTACTGTAAAAGGGCCAAAAGGAACTTTAGAAAGAGAAATTCCTCAACCTATTGAGGTGAAGCAAGAGGGTAATACCCTAATAGTTACTCCCACTGATAATTCTCGCTTAGGTCGTCAGCGTCATGGTCTTTGTCGTACTTTAGTTGCCAACATGGTCGATGGAGTATCCCAAGGATTTCAGAAAAAACTGCTAATTCAAGGAGTTGGTTATAGAGCGCAATCACAGGGAAAAAAATTGACCCTTAACGTAGGTTATAGTCAACCTGTTGATATGGAAATGCCCGATGGTATTGATGTAGTAGTCGAAAATAGAAACACAGAAATAATTATTAGTGGCATTAATAAAGAAATAGTTGGCAATGTCGCTGCCAAAATAAGAGCAGTAAGACCTCCTGAACCATATAAAGGCAAAGGTATACGCTATTTTGATGAGCAAGTAAGACGCAAAGCTGGTAAGACAGGTAAGTAA
- a CDS encoding ribosomal protein L29: MPLSKIEDARKLSEEELAEEILAVKRELFQLRLEQATRRLEKPHLFKHTRHRLAQLLTVEREREIASAQGE; encoded by the coding sequence ATGCCCCTATCCAAGATTGAAGATGCTAGAAAGCTGAGTGAGGAAGAACTGGCGGAAGAAATACTAGCAGTTAAACGAGAGTTGTTTCAGCTAAGACTAGAGCAAGCTACTCGCCGTTTAGAAAAACCTCATCTGTTCAAACACACCAGACACCGTTTGGCACAACTATTAACCGTAGAACGTGAGCGAGAAATAGCCTCTGCTCAAGGAGAATAG
- the rplB gene encoding ribosomal protein L2 — protein sequence MGTRSFRPYTPGTRQAVLADFSEVTKSKPEKSLTKYKHRKKGRNNRGVITSRRRGGGHKRLYRIIDFRRDKRNIPAEVIAIEYDPNRNARIALVQYEDGEKRYILAAVGMKVGTPIIASPDAPIEIGNALPLSNIPLGETIHNVELVAGKGGQIVRAAGAAAKLMAKEGDYVTIGLPSKEVRMIRKECYATIGQVGNVEYRNLKLGKAGKSRHLGKRPEVRGSAMNPCDHPHGGGEGRAPIGRSGPVTPWGKPALGKKTRKKNKPSDKLIVRRRR from the coding sequence ATGGGTACTCGTTCATTTAGACCATACACTCCAGGAACTCGCCAAGCAGTGCTGGCAGACTTTTCAGAAGTTACTAAAAGTAAGCCTGAAAAATCCTTAACTAAATATAAGCATCGTAAAAAAGGTCGCAATAATCGCGGTGTAATTACCAGTCGTCGCCGTGGCGGTGGACATAAACGTCTTTATCGTATAATCGATTTTCGTCGTGATAAACGTAACATTCCAGCAGAAGTAATTGCGATCGAGTACGATCCAAACCGTAATGCTCGTATTGCCCTAGTTCAATATGAAGACGGCGAAAAACGCTATATCTTAGCTGCCGTTGGCATGAAAGTTGGTACACCAATTATAGCCAGTCCCGACGCTCCAATTGAAATCGGTAATGCTCTGCCTTTAAGTAATATACCTTTAGGTGAAACAATTCATAACGTTGAATTAGTAGCTGGTAAAGGTGGGCAAATTGTGCGTGCTGCTGGTGCTGCTGCCAAATTAATGGCAAAAGAAGGAGATTACGTTACTATTGGTCTTCCTTCCAAAGAAGTAAGAATGATTCGCAAAGAATGCTATGCCACGATTGGGCAAGTAGGAAATGTAGAATACCGTAACCTCAAACTAGGCAAAGCAGGAAAAAGCCGTCATTTAGGCAAAAGACCTGAAGTTAGAGGTAGTGCGATGAACCCTTGTGATCACCCTCATGGTGGTGGTGAAGGACGCGCTCCAATTGGTAGAAGTGGGCCTGTTACTCCTTGGGGTAAACCAGCCTTGGGTAAGAAAACTCGCAAGAAAAATAAACCCAGCGACAAATTAATAGTCCGTCGTCGTCGTTAA
- the rpsH gene encoding ribosomal protein S8 — translation MAATDTISDMLTRIRNACMVKHQTTQVPATRMTKAIALVLQSEGFIEGFEETGEELKKFLVISLKYKGRNRQPIISTLKRVSKPGLRVYSRKQDIPRVLGGIGIAIVSTSRGVMTDREARRQGVGGEILCYVW, via the coding sequence ATGGCAGCAACCGATACTATTTCAGATATGCTGACTCGCATTCGTAATGCCTGTATGGTCAAGCATCAAACCACTCAAGTACCTGCTACACGTATGACCAAAGCGATCGCTCTGGTTCTCCAAAGTGAAGGCTTTATTGAAGGTTTTGAAGAAACAGGAGAAGAACTTAAAAAGTTTTTGGTAATTTCTCTAAAATACAAAGGTAGAAATCGTCAACCAATCATTAGCACTCTTAAACGAGTTAGTAAACCTGGGTTAAGAGTTTATTCTCGCAAACAAGATATTCCCAGAGTCCTTGGAGGCATAGGGATTGCAATAGTTTCCACTTCTCGTGGAGTAATGACTGATAGAGAAGCTCGCCGTCAAGGAGTTGGTGGCGAAATCCTTTGTTACGTCTGGTAA
- the rplE gene encoding 50S ribosomal protein L5, producing the protein MPKPLKDRYLEEIVPKLTEEFNFSNVHQVPKIVKIIVNRGLGEASQNAKALESSINELTVITGQKPVVTRAKKAIAGFKIRQGMPVGVMVTLRGDRMYSFLERLICLALPRIRDFRGISSKSFDGRGNYSLGIREQLVFPEIEYDRIDQIRGMDISIVTSAVNDEQGRALLKEMGMPFREN; encoded by the coding sequence ATGCCAAAACCACTAAAAGACCGATATTTAGAAGAAATTGTTCCCAAGTTGACTGAGGAGTTTAACTTTAGCAACGTACATCAAGTTCCTAAAATTGTTAAAATTATCGTCAACAGAGGTTTAGGAGAAGCATCACAAAATGCTAAAGCCCTCGAATCTTCAATCAATGAATTAACAGTAATAACAGGACAAAAACCTGTAGTAACAAGAGCAAAAAAAGCGATCGCCGGCTTTAAAATTCGTCAAGGAATGCCAGTTGGAGTCATGGTTACTCTTCGAGGAGATAGAATGTACTCCTTTTTAGAACGACTCATTTGTTTGGCTTTACCTCGTATTCGTGATTTCCGTGGTATTAGTTCTAAAAGTTTTGATGGTCGTGGAAACTATAGCTTAGGAATTAGAGAGCAATTAGTATTTCCTGAAATTGAATACGACAGAATAGATCAAATTAGAGGAATGGATATTTCAATCGTCACCTCAGCAGTTAATGATGAACAGGGACGAGCTTTATTAAAAGAAATGGGAATGCCCTTTCGCGAAAACTAA
- the rpl23 gene encoding 50S ribosomal protein L23, translating to MTKYQARDLADLILKPIITEKGTMQMELNKYVFDVLPKATKPDIKAAIESLFDVTVVKVNTLTLPRKKRRVGKFVGYKAQYKRAIVTLQEGDSIVLFPDV from the coding sequence ATGACTAAATACCAAGCAAGAGATTTAGCCGACTTAATCCTCAAACCTATTATTACGGAAAAAGGCACCATGCAAATGGAGCTTAATAAGTACGTTTTTGATGTTTTACCAAAAGCAACAAAACCAGATATTAAAGCAGCGATTGAAAGCTTATTTGATGTCACCGTAGTTAAGGTAAATACGTTAACTCTACCACGCAAAAAACGTCGTGTAGGCAAATTTGTAGGTTATAAAGCTCAGTACAAAAGAGCAATTGTTACCTTACAAGAAGGGGATTCAATAGTATTATTCCCCGATGTATAA
- a CDS encoding ribosomal protein L4/L1e: MVNCVVKNWQGEDAGEATLELKVAKEETAEHIVHRAIVRQLNNARQGTASSKTRAEVRGGGRKPWRQKGTGRARAGSIRSPLWRGGGVIFGPKPRDFSTKMNRKERRLALRTALNSRVEDMIVVEDFSSQLERPKTKEVIAALDRWGVAADDKVLLILQEVSENVNLSTRNIAKVKLIKATNLNVVDLLHANKIVVTKDALEQIQEVYDD; the protein is encoded by the coding sequence ATGGTTAATTGTGTAGTCAAAAATTGGCAAGGGGAAGATGCTGGCGAAGCGACCCTAGAACTAAAAGTAGCCAAAGAAGAAACGGCAGAACATATTGTGCATCGAGCCATAGTTCGCCAATTAAATAATGCTCGTCAAGGGACAGCTTCCAGTAAAACTCGTGCAGAGGTTCGCGGTGGTGGACGTAAACCTTGGAGACAAAAAGGAACAGGACGCGCTCGTGCAGGTTCAATTCGTTCTCCTCTATGGCGTGGTGGTGGTGTGATTTTTGGGCCAAAACCCAGAGACTTCAGCACCAAAATGAATCGCAAAGAGAGACGTTTAGCATTGAGAACAGCTTTAAACTCTCGTGTAGAAGACATGATTGTAGTTGAAGATTTTTCATCTCAATTAGAGCGTCCTAAAACAAAAGAAGTGATCGCAGCCTTAGATCGTTGGGGTGTAGCTGCTGATGACAAAGTATTGTTAATTCTGCAAGAAGTTAGCGAAAACGTAAACTTGTCAACTCGTAATATTGCCAAAGTCAAATTGATTAAAGCAACCAATCTCAACGTTGTTGACTTACTTCATGCCAACAAAATAGTCGTTACCAAAGACGCTTTAGAACAAATACAGGAGGTTTATGATGACTAA
- the rplP gene encoding ribosomal protein L16 has protein sequence MLSPRRTKFRKQHRGRMKGMAYRGNSLNFGDYALQATEPSWITSRQIEAARRAMTRYVKRGGKIWIRIFPDKPVTMRPAETRMGSGKGSPEFWVAVVKPGRIMFEMAGVSETIAKEAMRLAAQKLPIKTKFITRDEEYQ, from the coding sequence ATGCTTAGTCCTAGAAGAACGAAATTTCGTAAACAACACCGTGGTCGTATGAAGGGTATGGCTTATCGTGGTAATAGCCTGAACTTTGGTGATTACGCACTGCAAGCTACTGAACCTTCCTGGATTACCTCTCGTCAAATCGAGGCTGCCCGCCGAGCCATGACTCGCTATGTAAAACGGGGTGGTAAAATTTGGATTCGGATTTTCCCAGATAAACCTGTTACTATGCGTCCTGCTGAAACTCGTATGGGTTCGGGTAAAGGTTCACCTGAATTTTGGGTTGCAGTGGTAAAACCAGGCAGAATTATGTTTGAAATGGCTGGTGTTTCAGAGACGATAGCTAAAGAAGCAATGCGTTTAGCAGCACAAAAGCTACCAATCAAGACAAAATTTATCACTCGCGACGAAGAATATCAGTAA